The genomic DNA TGCTGGCTGAGGAAACTTGGCAGCAGCTTGACACGTATCAGGTTGCGATAGTGGCCTATGGGGACACAAGCCTAAGTAGCGAGGAGTTGAAGAACATCGTGTTGAGGAGGGCTATTGAGGTTAGGGGTAAGTTAAGTTCAATTAATCAAGGGAAGTAACCTACTAATGGGTTCCTCAATACTTCCTTTCCTCAGGCTTCCAGCGCGTTATCTTAACAGGTGAGTAGCTTATCCTTGGCTTATCCCCAGCAGTGTAGAAGAGTAGGGTATGCTTAAGCCAATTCGCATCATCCCTCTTCGGGTAATCCAACCTATAGTGGGCGCCCCTAGACTCGGTCCTGTTTAAGGCAGCTATTGTTATTAGCTCGGCCTGCTCAAGTAGGAAATCTAACTCAAGTATATCCTTGAGGTTCTGGTTATATACCCTACCGTCATCCTCAAGCCTAACCTTAGCGAACCTCTCCCTAAGCCTCTTGATGCTTGTGTACGCCTCTTCAAGTGTGCTCTTATCCCTAAACACATATACGTTATTATCCATTGTCCTATTCATGTCACTCTTAATATCATATGGATTCTCCCCACCGACCTCCTTATGAATTAACCTATCGAATACCCTACTTTCCTCTCTAGACACGTTCTCCTTAACTGATCCATCATATTCAGGTTCAGGGGCGTTCATTGCGTATTGGGCAGCCAATGAACCGGTTATCCTACCCCAAACTAGGCACTCTGAAAGTGAGTTACTACCAAGCCTATTAGCTCCATGAACGCTTACATTTGCAGCCTCACCTGCTGCCCATAGGTTAGGTATCCTCGTAGTAGTCTCATCAAGCATTACTTGGCCATTAATATCCACGTGTATTCCACCCATCATGTAATGCATCGCTGGCCTAACTGGTATTGGCTCATTAACTGGATCTATACCTAGGGTTTTAATCGCTATTTCCCTAATCATAGGCAACCTAGTCTCAATCCTCTCCTCACCAAGGTGCCTAAGGTCAAGTAGTACGTAGCATAGGCCTGTTTCCTCATCAATGAAGCCTCTACCTTCCATACATTCAGTTATTATGGATCTGCTAACTATGTCTCTTGGAGCCAATTCCATTCTACTCGGCGCATACCTCTTCATGAACCTTTCCCCCTCCTTATTTATTAAGTAACCCCCCTCACCCCTCGCACCCTCGGTTATTAATATGCCGTTTGGGACTAAGGCTGTTGGGTGGAACTGTGGGAACTCGAAATCCTTAAGTGGTATACCAGCCCTATAGGCTATTGTGTAACCGTCACCAGTTGAGGAGTGTGCCATTGTGGTAAACCCGTAAACCCTACCATTACCACCAGTGGCTATTATGCCAACCTTGGCTAGGAACACCTTAAATTCCCCTGTCTTAAGGTCGATAACCGTAAATCCCTTGAAGACGCCGTTCTGCATTATCATTGATGTAGCGAAGTGTTCATGAAACATTTCAACATTCTTAAACCTAAGTACATTATCATACAGTGTGCTTAACAGGAAGAATCCACTCTTATCCTGGGCGAAGGTGGTCCTCGGTATTGTCATTCCACCAAAGGGCCTTTGAAGAATCCTACCTTGAGCATCCCTTGACCATGGAACACCTAAATGATCCATGAATATTATCTCCTTCGGGGCCTCCCTAACCAAAACCTCCACTGCATCCTGGTCAGCGAGAAAGTCACTACCCTTAACGGTGTCATAGGCGTGTAAATCTAGGTTATCCCCATTTTCCTTAGGGTACAGTACTGCGCTTGCGCCACCCTCAGCGGAGACTGAGTGACTTCTCATGGCTTGAACCTTGGATAGGACGGCTATCCTAAGCTTACCATTACTCACCCTAGCAGCCTCGAAGGCAGCTCTTAAGCCAGCTAACCCAGAGCCAAGAATCACCATGTCGTACTTCAATACTTCAACCATGCATTCAGTAATTAGCCTAGATTTTATAAATCTTATCATTTCACAATTGTTGAATTTGATTACTTAACCTTAATTTTGATGACTTAAATTTTATTAACTGAGGCGTGTAGACTGCATAATATGGAGTCCCAGGTTGAGAATACTAGCAGTGGTGACTTAGAGGTAATGTATTTTGCGTCACTGAACGATTTCATGAATTACATGGATAACCAAATTAACACCCTTGAGGCTACTGTTAACTTAATTGAGAAGAATATTGCTCAACTCGAGCCGAGACTAGCGGGTTTTCAATCGCTCCTAAACATTATTAAGAAGCTTGTGGGTAATGAGAACATAATGCTAACCCCAGCCATAGAGGTCACTGGGCTTAAGATCATAATTGACCCTAAGCCCATTGATGAGTACGATGTTCTTAAGGAGTCCGTTGACTCAATGAAGGATAAGTTAACCGTGTTGAAGAAGGTGAGGGAATTAATAAGAACAATAATAGCCTCCACTAAACTAGACGTGCCAGTACTCGTGCAGGTTAGGGGTGGAGTGCCTGTTAAGATGCTTATAGGTGTAAGTAAATGAAACTTCAGGTAGCATTGGATCTAACTAACCTAGATGCCGCCGTTGACTTAGCTAGGAGATTATATGGTGGTGGATTAGTTGATGTTATTGAGGTTGGTACACCATTAATAAAGGCTTATGGAATGTACGCCGTCTCAAGGATGAGGGTCTGCTGCCCCTCAGCATTAATATTCGCCGACTTAAAGACTATGGATGCCGGTAGAATTGAGGTTAGGTTAGCGTCAGAGAATGGTGCAAACATGGCCAGTGTACTGGCAGCAGCCCCAGTGGATACTATTAGGGAGTTTAGTGAGGAGGCGAGGAAATTAGGCGTAAGTACGGTTGTTGACTTCATAGGTGTGGTTAATGTTGAAGATAGGGTTAGGGAGGTACTTAATGCAGCTAAGGTAGATTACATTGGATTACACGTGGGCATTGATGTTCAGGATTCCAGA from Caldivirga sp. includes the following:
- a CDS encoding succinate dehydrogenase/fumarate reductase flavoprotein subunit, with amino-acid sequence MVEVLKYDMVILGSGLAGLRAAFEAARVSNGKLRIAVLSKVQAMRSHSVSAEGGASAVLYPKENGDNLDLHAYDTVKGSDFLADQDAVEVLVREAPKEIIFMDHLGVPWSRDAQGRILQRPFGGMTIPRTTFAQDKSGFFLLSTLYDNVLRFKNVEMFHEHFATSMIMQNGVFKGFTVIDLKTGEFKVFLAKVGIIATGGNGRVYGFTTMAHSSTGDGYTIAYRAGIPLKDFEFPQFHPTALVPNGILITEGARGEGGYLINKEGERFMKRYAPSRMELAPRDIVSRSIITECMEGRGFIDEETGLCYVLLDLRHLGEERIETRLPMIREIAIKTLGIDPVNEPIPVRPAMHYMMGGIHVDINGQVMLDETTTRIPNLWAAGEAANVSVHGANRLGSNSLSECLVWGRITGSLAAQYAMNAPEPEYDGSVKENVSREESRVFDRLIHKEVGGENPYDIKSDMNRTMDNNVYVFRDKSTLEEAYTSIKRLRERFAKVRLEDDGRVYNQNLKDILELDFLLEQAELITIAALNRTESRGAHYRLDYPKRDDANWLKHTLLFYTAGDKPRISYSPVKITRWKPEERKY
- a CDS encoding orotidine 5'-phosphate decarboxylase / HUMPS family protein is translated as MKLQVALDLTNLDAAVDLARRLYGGGLVDVIEVGTPLIKAYGMYAVSRMRVCCPSALIFADLKTMDAGRIEVRLASENGANMASVLAAAPVDTIREFSEEARKLGVSTVVDFIGVVNVEDRVREVLNAAKVDYIGLHVGIDVQDSRKLTAETLIDEAESIKKRNGVGVTLAGGVDAKAALKLRGRDIDVVVVGRAITAAERPEEVAKEIRRNLGLF